Proteins encoded together in one Campylobacter concisus window:
- the aqpZ gene encoding aquaporin Z — MKRYLAEFFGTFWLVFGGCGSAIFAAAFPELGIGFVGVAFAFGLTVLTMAYAVGHISGGHFNPAVSVGLLVGGRFDKKDFVPYVIAQVIGAIAAAAVLYLIASGKAGFDATASGFASNGYGEHSPNGYSLVSALVAEIVLTAFFLIIILGATDERAPKGFAPIAIGLGLTLIHLISIPITNTSVNPARSTGVAIFQGTWALEQLWLFWVAPIVGAIIGAIIYRILGCTCGCKSAK, encoded by the coding sequence ATGAAGAGATATTTAGCCGAGTTTTTTGGCACATTTTGGTTAGTTTTTGGAGGTTGCGGTAGTGCGATATTTGCAGCAGCTTTTCCAGAGCTTGGTATTGGATTTGTAGGTGTTGCGTTTGCTTTTGGTCTTACAGTTCTTACGATGGCTTACGCAGTTGGTCACATCAGTGGCGGACACTTCAACCCTGCTGTCTCAGTTGGTCTATTAGTTGGCGGAAGATTTGATAAAAAAGACTTCGTGCCTTACGTCATCGCACAAGTTATCGGAGCGATCGCAGCTGCTGCTGTGCTATATCTTATCGCTTCAGGCAAGGCTGGATTTGACGCTACTGCAAGCGGTTTTGCTAGCAACGGATACGGCGAGCACTCACCAAATGGCTACAGTCTAGTTTCAGCACTTGTTGCAGAGATCGTTCTAACTGCGTTTTTCCTTATCATCATCCTAGGTGCTACTGACGAGCGTGCTCCAAAGGGCTTTGCACCGATCGCTATTGGCCTTGGTTTGACACTTATCCACCTTATCTCGATACCTATCACAAACACATCGGTTAATCCAGCTCGCTCAACCGGTGTTGCGATATTTCAAGGCACTTGGGCGTTAGAGCAGCTTTGGCTTTTCTGGGTTGCGCCTATCGTTGGAGCGATCATTGGAGCTATCATTTATAGGATTTTAGGCTGCACATGCGGCTGCAAAAGTGCAAAATAA
- a CDS encoding efflux transporter outer membrane subunit, translating to MRNKAFILITAAFLAGCSFRPDMPNVDTNFTSTYTFETSDIRDLWWKEFHDENLNSLVESALEKNTNLRIAYLNLQKAKASLGIAEADLLPGVNLNVSYTKAKTSGETYTGQPQTRYRSSSINLGLNYEIDLWGRVRNSVLAANENLNASKFDYDSARLSLSSSVAKSYFALVSLNMQEAVLKETLKTYEDTLALRKTQLDLGGINEMTYLQSKAEVERAKTSLTSVLNSKSQALTSLAILTGKSNDEILKGAVASAQNLPSSPEIKAGISSDVLLRRSDVAKALADLKATNALVGVAKADYFPTISLTGLLGFTSIDFENIFVGNANTWNIGGSLAQKIFDYGRTKNNVRIAETNEQIAAITYEATVRSALGEVRDALISRQNAKLSLDQVKNLLQSQQKIYSLAKDQYNAGYIGHLELLDAQRNLLQAKLQDISAKLDEVDSAVEVYRALGGGFKIDK from the coding sequence ATGAGAAATAAGGCGTTTATACTTATAACAGCGGCGTTTTTGGCTGGTTGCTCGTTTCGCCCAGATATGCCAAACGTGGATACAAATTTCACCTCAACATACACTTTTGAGACAAGCGACATAAGAGATCTTTGGTGGAAAGAATTTCACGATGAAAATTTAAATTCTCTAGTCGAAAGCGCACTTGAGAAAAATACAAATTTACGTATTGCATATTTAAATTTACAAAAAGCAAAGGCAAGTCTTGGCATTGCTGAGGCTGATTTGCTGCCAGGGGTAAATTTAAATGTAAGTTATACCAAGGCAAAGACCAGTGGTGAAACTTACACTGGGCAGCCTCAAACACGCTATAGAAGCTCGAGCATAAATTTAGGGCTAAACTATGAGATAGATCTTTGGGGTAGAGTGCGAAATAGCGTGCTTGCAGCTAATGAAAATTTAAATGCGAGTAAATTTGACTATGATAGCGCCAGACTAAGCCTTAGCTCAAGTGTGGCAAAAAGCTACTTTGCTCTAGTATCGCTAAACATGCAAGAAGCGGTGCTAAAAGAGACTCTAAAAACCTACGAAGATACGTTAGCACTTCGCAAGACGCAGCTTGATCTTGGTGGCATAAACGAGATGACCTATCTGCAAAGTAAGGCTGAGGTTGAAAGGGCAAAAACTAGCCTAACTTCAGTGCTAAACTCCAAGTCGCAAGCGCTTACTTCGCTAGCCATCCTAACTGGCAAGAGCAATGATGAAATTTTAAAAGGAGCCGTTGCTAGTGCGCAAAATTTACCAAGTTCGCCTGAGATAAAGGCTGGCATCAGCTCAGATGTCTTGCTTAGAAGAAGTGACGTGGCAAAGGCGCTAGCAGATCTAAAAGCTACAAATGCTCTTGTGGGCGTGGCAAAGGCTGATTATTTTCCTACGATCTCACTTACCGGACTTTTGGGCTTTACAAGTATTGATTTTGAAAATATATTTGTAGGAAATGCCAATACTTGGAACATAGGTGGCTCTTTAGCGCAAAAAATATTTGACTATGGCAGGACAAAAAACAATGTCCGCATCGCAGAGACAAACGAGCAAATCGCAGCTATCACTTACGAAGCGACCGTTAGATCAGCCCTTGGTGAGGTTAGAGATGCCCTTATATCAAGGCAAAACGCAAAGCTCTCTTTGGATCAGGTAAAAAATTTGCTACAATCGCAGCAAAAAATTTATTCGCTTGCTAAAGATCAGTATAACGCTGGCTATATCGGTCACTTAGAGCTTCTTGATGCACAGAGGAATTTGCTTCAAGCAAAGCTTCAAGATATCTCAGCTAAGCTTGATGAGGTAGATAGCGCGGTTGAAGTTTATAGAGCACTTGGCGGCGGATTTAAGATAGATAAATAA
- a CDS encoding efflux RND transporter permease subunit produces MFSRFFINRPIFATVISIIIVIAGFMGIKGLPIEEYPSLTPPTVSVSATYSGADAQTIADSVASAIEDQINGVENMLYMQSTSSSAGTMNISVYFKIGSSAKQATIDVNNRVQAALSRLPQEVQSMGVTVRERSGSILQVVGFTNPNMNQVELYNYVNLNIADAIKRVNGIGDTVLIGNKEYSMRIWLKPDKLAQFKLTPSDVISQVKIQNSQYAAGKIGEQPSKGENPYVYSVVSEGRFKDPKQFGEILIKSDNGTVVKLKEVATVELGAASYASEAMLNGKPAVPLLLFLQNDANALATAEAVKAKLEELKKTYPVGLEHTIAYNPTEFITVSIDEVIKTFVEAMVLVLIVMYFFLKSFRATIIPMLAVPVSIIGTFGGLYVMGFSINLITLFALILAIGIVVDDAIIVIENVERILHEDKEISVKDATFKAMEEVQTPVISIVLVLCAVFVPVSFMEGFVGVIQKQFALTLVVAVCISGFVALTLTPALCAVMLKKQESKPFWIVQKFNDFFDFSTRLFTAGVAKILKHVIISFIVIGIMGFATYGLFQKVPKGLVPSEDKGALMVITSLPPSTNMLKTKEEVKSISNAILSNPNVEFTMGFAGYDMLASSLRENSAISFVKLKDWNERKGATDGADALVGQFNGMLWGSKNSMTFVVNVPPIMGLSMTGGFEMYLQNKSGKSYNEIEADARKVTAAANARPELTNVRTTLETNYRQFKITVDKEKARLFGVSESEIFSTIAATFGSYYINDFNLAGKSYRVYARASDNFRNNPEDLRKIFVRSNEGEMVPLNSVATLTRSIGPDIVDRFNLFPAAKIMGDPKPGYTSGDAIRAIQEVVNDTLSSDDYAISWAGTAYQEVNSQGTGTVAFIFGMVFVFLILAAQYERWLIPLAVITAVPFAVFGSLLAVWLRGLTNDIYFEIGLLLLIGLAAKNAILIVEFAMQERESGKSIFDAAINAAKLRFRPIVMTSIAFTLGVFPMVISTGAGAASRHSLGTGVVGGMIASTTIAIFFVPLFYYLLENLNEKYWKKGAKKDEK; encoded by the coding sequence ATGTTTTCAAGATTTTTCATAAACCGCCCGATATTTGCAACTGTTATATCTATCATCATAGTTATAGCAGGTTTTATGGGTATCAAAGGGCTTCCTATAGAGGAGTATCCAAGTCTTACACCGCCTACTGTCTCTGTAAGTGCGACATATAGCGGTGCTGATGCACAGACGATCGCTGACTCAGTCGCAAGTGCCATTGAAGATCAGATAAATGGCGTTGAAAATATGCTTTATATGCAAAGCACCTCAAGCTCTGCAGGTACTATGAATATAAGCGTATATTTTAAGATCGGCTCGTCAGCAAAACAAGCAACGATCGATGTAAATAACCGCGTGCAAGCTGCCCTTTCAAGATTGCCTCAAGAGGTGCAAAGTATGGGCGTAACGGTGCGCGAAAGAAGTGGCTCGATCCTTCAAGTAGTTGGCTTTACAAATCCAAATATGAACCAAGTTGAGCTATATAACTATGTAAATTTAAACATTGCTGACGCGATCAAAAGGGTAAATGGCATCGGTGATACAGTGCTAATTGGCAACAAAGAGTACTCGATGAGAATTTGGCTAAAGCCAGACAAACTCGCTCAGTTTAAACTAACTCCAAGCGATGTCATCTCACAAGTAAAAATTCAAAACTCACAATACGCCGCTGGCAAGATCGGCGAGCAGCCATCAAAGGGCGAGAATCCTTATGTTTATTCAGTAGTTTCTGAAGGACGTTTTAAAGATCCAAAGCAGTTTGGTGAAATTTTGATAAAAAGTGATAACGGCACAGTTGTCAAGCTAAAAGAGGTCGCCACAGTCGAGCTTGGAGCTGCTAGCTACGCATCTGAAGCTATGCTAAATGGCAAGCCAGCAGTGCCACTTTTGCTATTTTTACAAAACGACGCAAACGCACTTGCAACTGCTGAAGCGGTCAAAGCAAAGCTTGAAGAGCTAAAGAAAACCTATCCAGTTGGCCTAGAGCACACGATAGCCTACAACCCAACTGAATTTATCACCGTCTCAATAGACGAAGTTATAAAAACTTTCGTAGAAGCGATGGTGCTAGTTCTTATCGTAATGTACTTCTTCTTAAAGAGCTTTAGAGCTACCATCATACCGATGCTTGCTGTGCCAGTCTCTATCATAGGCACATTTGGCGGGCTTTATGTGATGGGCTTTAGTATAAATTTGATCACACTTTTTGCCCTGATCCTAGCCATCGGTATCGTCGTGGATGACGCGATCATCGTTATAGAAAACGTCGAGAGAATTTTGCATGAAGATAAAGAGATAAGCGTAAAAGACGCGACATTTAAGGCGATGGAAGAGGTGCAAACTCCAGTCATCTCTATCGTGCTCGTACTTTGCGCGGTTTTCGTGCCAGTTTCATTTATGGAGGGCTTTGTCGGCGTTATACAAAAGCAGTTTGCACTAACACTTGTCGTTGCTGTTTGTATCTCAGGCTTTGTCGCTCTTACTCTTACGCCAGCGCTTTGTGCAGTTATGCTTAAAAAGCAAGAGAGCAAGCCATTTTGGATAGTTCAGAAATTTAATGACTTCTTTGACTTTAGCACTAGGCTCTTTACAGCAGGCGTGGCAAAAATTTTAAAACACGTCATCATTAGCTTTATAGTAATTGGCATAATGGGATTTGCTACGTATGGCTTGTTTCAAAAGGTGCCAAAAGGGCTTGTGCCTTCAGAAGACAAGGGCGCTTTGATGGTTATCACCTCACTTCCACCTTCAACAAATATGCTAAAGACTAAAGAAGAGGTAAAATCTATTAGTAACGCCATTTTGAGCAATCCAAATGTCGAATTTACCATGGGCTTTGCAGGCTATGATATGCTAGCTAGCTCGCTTAGGGAAAACTCAGCCATTAGCTTTGTCAAGCTAAAAGACTGGAACGAAAGAAAAGGTGCAACAGACGGCGCAGATGCTTTGGTAGGTCAGTTTAATGGCATGCTTTGGGGCTCTAAAAACTCAATGACCTTCGTCGTAAACGTGCCACCTATCATGGGTCTATCAATGACTGGCGGCTTTGAAATGTATCTACAAAACAAAAGTGGCAAGAGCTACAACGAGATAGAAGCAGACGCTAGAAAGGTAACTGCAGCAGCAAATGCAAGACCTGAGCTAACAAATGTGAGAACTACGCTTGAGACAAACTACCGCCAGTTTAAGATAACTGTTGATAAAGAGAAAGCAAGGCTATTTGGCGTAAGCGAGAGTGAAATTTTTAGCACGATAGCGGCTACTTTTGGCTCTTACTACATAAATGACTTCAACCTTGCTGGTAAATCTTACCGCGTATATGCAAGGGCGAGTGATAACTTTAGAAACAACCCTGAGGATCTAAGAAAGATTTTCGTCCGCTCAAATGAGGGCGAGATGGTGCCATTAAATTCAGTAGCGACGCTTACAAGATCGATAGGACCTGATATCGTTGATAGATTTAACCTCTTTCCAGCGGCTAAGATCATGGGCGATCCAAAACCTGGCTACACATCAGGTGATGCGATAAGGGCGATCCAAGAGGTCGTAAATGACACGCTAAGTAGCGACGACTACGCTATAAGCTGGGCTGGAACTGCGTATCAAGAGGTAAATTCTCAAGGAACAGGCACGGTCGCCTTTATCTTTGGTATGGTCTTTGTCTTTTTGATCCTTGCGGCTCAGTACGAAAGATGGCTCATCCCACTTGCAGTCATCACTGCCGTGCCGTTTGCAGTATTTGGCTCGTTGCTAGCTGTTTGGTTAAGAGGGCTAACAAACGATATCTACTTTGAGATCGGACTCTTGCTACTCATCGGTCTAGCGGCCAAAAACGCCATATTGATCGTAGAATTTGCGATGCAAGAGCGCGAGAGTGGAAAGAGTATATTTGACGCAGCGATAAATGCGGCCAAACTTCGCTTTAGACCTATCGTAATGACCTCGATCGCATTTACTTTAGGCGTTTTCCCGATGGTTATCAGCACAGGCGCAGGCGCTGCATCTCGCCACTCACTAGGAACTGGCGTGGTTGGCGGTATGATCGCATCAACAACAATAGCGATATTTTTCGTGCCGTTGTTTTACTATTTGCTTGAAAATTTAAATGAAAAATACTGGAAAAAGGGAGCAAAAAAAGATGAGAAATAA
- a CDS encoding efflux RND transporter periplasmic adaptor subunit yields the protein MLKFKSFLMLSAAVFLLSGCFESSDKKAAAGRQMPTSHVDIFVAQKTDVPISFDYTATVTSNQDVIIYPKVGGTIIKQFFKPGDKVKAGEKLFLIDPEKYQASYDSLDAAVGVANANLKNAETEFKRISALYKKNAVSQKDYDAAVAAYDIANANLVSAKANLKSAKIDLGYTSIVAPFDGVVGDNKVDVGSLVIASQTKLVRLTKINPIEADFYIADVDNLSRKANLDSGAWQQLNSEAVLNLNNKDFTGKVTFIDNVVNTATGSILAKASFDNSEGKILPGAFGHIKMSGFVQKNAFNIPQVALQQSATNTYVLVVKDGKVGQKNVKTGYQTKDMIVVTEGLEEGDKIIVSNFLKIGVGAPVETDKDLSANFLNKDANATSSK from the coding sequence ATGTTGAAATTTAAAAGTTTTCTTATGCTTTCAGCTGCCGTTTTTTTGCTTTCTGGCTGCTTTGAAAGTAGCGACAAAAAGGCTGCTGCTGGCCGCCAGATGCCAACATCTCATGTTGATATATTTGTTGCACAAAAAACAGATGTGCCTATTAGCTTTGACTACACGGCCACAGTTACAAGTAACCAAGATGTCATCATCTATCCAAAGGTTGGCGGCACGATCATAAAGCAGTTTTTTAAGCCTGGCGATAAGGTAAAGGCTGGAGAGAAGCTATTTCTCATAGATCCAGAGAAATATCAAGCCAGCTACGACTCACTTGACGCAGCTGTTGGCGTTGCAAATGCAAATTTAAAAAATGCCGAGACTGAGTTTAAAAGAATTTCTGCCCTTTATAAGAAAAATGCAGTCTCTCAAAAAGACTACGACGCAGCCGTTGCAGCTTACGATATCGCAAATGCAAATTTAGTAAGCGCAAAAGCAAATTTAAAAAGTGCAAAAATAGATCTAGGCTACACAAGCATAGTAGCTCCATTTGACGGCGTAGTGGGCGATAATAAAGTCGATGTTGGCTCACTTGTCATAGCAAGCCAAACAAAACTTGTAAGACTAACTAAGATAAATCCGATCGAAGCTGACTTTTACATCGCAGACGTGGATAATCTAAGCAGAAAAGCAAATTTAGATAGTGGCGCTTGGCAGCAACTAAATAGCGAGGCTGTCTTAAATTTAAATAATAAAGATTTCACTGGCAAAGTGACTTTTATAGATAATGTCGTAAATACCGCAACTGGCAGCATTTTGGCAAAGGCTAGCTTTGATAATAGTGAAGGTAAAATTTTACCAGGTGCGTTTGGTCATATAAAGATGAGCGGATTTGTTCAAAAAAATGCCTTTAACATCCCACAAGTTGCCCTTCAACAAAGCGCTACAAACACTTATGTTTTGGTCGTAAAAGATGGCAAAGTAGGCCAAAAAAATGTAAAAACAGGATATCAAACAAAAGATATGATCGTAGTGACTGAGGGTCTTGAGGAGGGCGATAAGATAATAGTTAGTAACTTCCTTAAAATCGGAGTTGGCGCACCAGTTGAAACTGACAAAGACCTAAGCGCAAATTTCTTAAATAAAGATGCAAACGCTACAAGTAGCAAGTAA
- a CDS encoding TetR/AcrR family transcriptional regulator — protein sequence MAISEKGKKRYELIVKTALDLFLKNGYEKTSLSDIVAISGGSLASIYTFFESKEGLFQAIIEQEINALIKEIDEKIDLKISHSLEEFLTKFATIIFSIICTKKNISLGRIMMSEGSKNGGKLGRVFLDQILNRIDLVLINFFERDEVKAELNPKFTVKFAAKCFMKNVIGLYYFDSLMINKEPKLSKKEREEHVALCVELFLNGIIKK from the coding sequence ATGGCGATCTCAGAAAAAGGCAAAAAACGATACGAGCTCATCGTAAAAACAGCGCTTGATCTATTTTTAAAAAATGGCTACGAAAAGACAAGCCTTAGCGATATCGTGGCGATAAGTGGCGGCTCGCTTGCTAGCATTTACACATTTTTTGAGAGCAAAGAGGGGCTTTTTCAAGCGATCATCGAGCAAGAGATAAACGCTCTTATAAAAGAGATCGATGAGAAGATAGATCTTAAAATTTCTCACAGCTTGGAGGAGTTTTTAACCAAATTTGCAACCATTATTTTTTCTATCATCTGCACCAAGAAAAATATCTCACTTGGTAGGATAATGATGAGCGAGGGCTCTAAAAATGGCGGCAAACTTGGCAGGGTATTTTTAGATCAAATTTTAAATAGGATCGATCTTGTGCTTATAAATTTCTTTGAAAGAGATGAGGTAAAAGCCGAGCTTAATCCAAAATTTACAGTCAAATTTGCCGCAAAGTGCTTTATGAAAAATGTAATTGGTCTTTATTACTTCGACTCGCTTATGATAAACAAAGAGCCAAAACTAAGCAAAAAAGAGCGTGAAGAGCACGTTGCTTTGTGCGTGGAGCTATTTTTAAATGGCATTATTAAGAAGTAG
- the ccoG gene encoding cytochrome c oxidase accessory protein CcoG, which produces MSKDVHLTYAKRRYIFFACITLFVFILPFIRINDAQLFLLSFDKSRVDLFFTKFDMQELYLLPFLFITLFLTIFFLTTLAGRIWCGWSCPQTIFRTLFRDLLQTKILKIRKNIQNKQNEPQGQIFKRALAVGIWCVLALIIAANFMWFFVPPFEFLAYISEPSEHKILLAFWLSIAAWLVYDVVILKENFCVYVCPYARVQSVMFDSDTIQVIYNQKRGGVIYDGREKFKKPKEEGALCTGCEACVRICPTHIDIRKGMQLECINCLECSDACAKVMGHFNESSLIEWRSINSQNENKKVKIFRFRTVAYLVILCVVLVAAALMSGKKESMLLNINRTSELYKVLDQDEVENSYVFLVQNTQSKDHKFYFEIDDKSIEISRPNKPFTLKAGAKQKVIVTLKSKNENTSEKDLLKHINIKAYATDEPTISVQRASTFIYPKR; this is translated from the coding sequence ATGTCAAAGGATGTTCATCTTACCTACGCCAAGAGGCGTTACATTTTTTTTGCCTGTATCACGCTATTTGTATTTATTTTGCCATTTATCAGGATAAATGACGCGCAGCTATTTTTGCTAAGTTTTGATAAGAGCAGAGTTGATCTATTTTTTACAAAATTTGATATGCAAGAGCTATATTTGCTGCCGTTTTTGTTTATCACTTTGTTTTTGACTATATTTTTCCTAACGACGCTTGCAGGGCGTATCTGGTGTGGCTGGAGCTGTCCGCAGACCATTTTTAGAACGCTCTTTCGTGACCTTTTGCAGACTAAAATTTTAAAGATCAGAAAAAACATACAAAACAAACAAAATGAGCCACAAGGTCAAATTTTTAAGCGTGCATTAGCTGTTGGAATTTGGTGCGTTTTAGCCCTTATCATAGCTGCAAATTTCATGTGGTTTTTTGTGCCGCCATTTGAGTTTTTAGCCTATATAAGCGAGCCAAGCGAACATAAAATTTTACTTGCATTTTGGCTTAGCATAGCTGCTTGGCTAGTCTATGACGTGGTCATTTTAAAAGAAAATTTCTGCGTCTATGTCTGCCCGTATGCGAGGGTGCAGTCAGTTATGTTTGATAGCGACACGATCCAGGTTATTTATAATCAAAAACGAGGCGGCGTCATATATGATGGCCGTGAGAAATTTAAAAAGCCAAAAGAAGAAGGCGCACTTTGCACTGGGTGCGAGGCCTGCGTAAGGATATGCCCGACGCATATAGATATAAGAAAAGGCATGCAGCTTGAGTGCATAAACTGCCTTGAGTGTAGTGACGCGTGCGCTAAAGTGATGGGGCATTTTAACGAAAGCTCGCTCATCGAGTGGAGAAGTATAAATTCTCAAAATGAAAATAAAAAGGTGAAAATTTTTAGATTTAGAACGGTTGCTTATCTTGTCATTTTGTGCGTAGTTTTGGTAGCTGCAGCGCTGATGAGCGGTAAAAAAGAGAGCATGCTTTTAAATATAAATAGAACAAGCGAGCTTTACAAGGTTTTAGATCAAGACGAGGTTGAAAATTCTTATGTATTTTTAGTGCAAAATACCCAAAGCAAGGATCATAAATTTTACTTTGAGATAGATGATAAAAGCATAGAAATTTCTCGTCCAAATAAGCCTTTTACACTAAAAGCTGGCGCAAAGCAAAAGGTAATCGTCACGCTAAAATCAAAAAATGAAAACACAAGCGAAAAAGATCTTTTAAAACATATAAATATAAAAGCTTACGCCACTGACGAGCCAACTATCAGCGTGCAAAGAGCTAGCACCTTTATCTATCCTAAAAGATGA
- a CDS encoding FAD-dependent oxidoreductase, with translation MISRRKFIKTSLAATTLAALNLEASQNEPKWDKEFDVLIVGSGLSANVAGIVLAEAGLKVALIEKMSRLGGNSVISQLDFACVGSDEQVNAGIKDSIELFVKDLNKAGKGFNDVAQSLRIAENSKRSYEFVKARGVKFASKLKHLGGHSVARSLETDGGGGAFVQTLNSHFESKGGASLKRVKADEIIFDESGKVIGLKVREEYKFDKSLADDDIQNTTGDSKFYKANKAVIFASGGYSADKAFKAAQNPRLALAKTPSNPGATAGALKMMLAAGATPIQLSLGRYSFGIPTEDLVFSMIVDGKNSKRFMNEDGDRQGLSDKILENMQDNNSDKFAVIIFDEVGFGSSHDPKRLNKFVEDGKMKKFQNLDELAKEFGLNLEALNSEIKRYNENIEKKDDSDFKKDISKVNTISKAPFYAMLAAPGISYTPGGVRVSLNFEVLALKDNMPIKNLYAIGEATGGIHGYARLTSCSTPDCISSGLIAAEHILKA, from the coding sequence ATGATTTCTAGACGAAAATTCATAAAGACAAGTTTAGCAGCCACAACACTAGCTGCTTTAAATTTAGAGGCGTCACAAAACGAGCCAAAATGGGATAAAGAATTTGACGTACTTATCGTTGGTAGCGGACTTAGCGCAAATGTTGCTGGTATAGTTCTGGCAGAGGCTGGACTAAAGGTAGCGCTGATTGAAAAGATGTCAAGGCTTGGTGGCAACTCAGTCATCTCACAGCTTGACTTTGCATGCGTTGGATCAGACGAACAGGTAAATGCTGGCATAAAAGACTCCATAGAACTTTTTGTCAAAGACCTAAACAAAGCAGGTAAGGGTTTTAACGACGTTGCGCAATCTCTACGCATAGCTGAAAATTCGAAACGATCGTATGAATTTGTAAAGGCAAGAGGTGTTAAATTTGCTAGCAAGCTAAAACATCTTGGCGGACATAGCGTAGCCAGAAGCTTAGAGACAGATGGCGGCGGTGGAGCGTTTGTTCAGACTTTAAATTCGCACTTTGAAAGTAAAGGCGGGGCAAGTCTTAAGCGCGTAAAGGCTGATGAGATTATATTTGACGAGAGCGGCAAGGTAATAGGCCTAAAGGTGAGAGAAGAGTATAAATTTGATAAGAGCTTGGCTGATGACGACATACAAAACACAACAGGCGATAGCAAATTTTACAAAGCAAATAAAGCTGTCATCTTTGCAAGTGGTGGATATTCGGCAGATAAGGCATTTAAAGCTGCTCAAAATCCAAGACTAGCTCTTGCTAAAACACCTTCAAATCCAGGCGCAACAGCTGGTGCTTTAAAGATGATGCTAGCAGCTGGAGCAACGCCTATTCAGCTAAGTCTTGGTAGGTACTCTTTTGGGATCCCAACTGAAGACCTGGTCTTTTCAATGATAGTCGATGGTAAAAACTCAAAAAGGTTTATGAACGAAGATGGCGATAGGCAGGGCTTGTCGGATAAAATTTTAGAAAATATGCAAGATAATAACTCAGATAAATTTGCAGTGATAATCTTCGATGAGGTCGGCTTTGGAAGCAGTCATGATCCAAAAAGACTAAACAAATTTGTGGAAGATGGAAAGATGAAGAAATTTCAAAATTTAGATGAGTTGGCAAAGGAATTTGGGCTAAATTTAGAAGCTTTAAACAGCGAGATCAAGCGATATAATGAAAATATAGAGAAAAAAGATGATAGTGACTTTAAAAAAGATATAAGTAAGGTAAATACTATCTCAAAAGCTCCGTTTTACGCGATGCTAGCAGCTCCTGGTATAAGCTATACACCAGGCGGAGTAAGGGTTAGTTTAAATTTTGAAGTTTTAGCTTTGAAAGATAATATGCCTATTAAAAATTTATATGCCATAGGCGAAGCAACAGGTGGAATTCACGGCTATGCAAGACTGACAAGTTGCTCTACGCCAGACTGCATTAGCTCTGGTTTGATAGCTGCTGAGCATATTTTGAAAGCTTAA
- the rpsU gene encoding 30S ribosomal protein S21 translates to MPGIKVHPNESFDEGYRKFKKQTDRNLVVTEARARRFFEPKTEIRKKQKIAARKKMLKRLYMLRRYESRL, encoded by the coding sequence TTGCCTGGTATTAAGGTACATCCTAACGAGTCATTTGACGAGGGTTACAGAAAGTTTAAAAAACAAACTGACCGTAACTTAGTCGTTACTGAAGCAAGAGCTAGACGCTTCTTTGAGCCTAAGACTGAGATCCGCAAGAAACAAAAAATTGCAGCTCGCAAGAAAATGCTTAAACGTCTTTATATGCTTAGACGCTACGAGTCAAGACTCTAA
- a CDS encoding transcriptional regulator, translating into MQKLAVNEAAEILGITKEAVYNRIRRGSLKTVIENGTKFVILDEEPSSEKPTKTAPKSTKTKSQNDEFVSYLLNELNELKSLNLNLQADKDRLFKEKEQMLIERKNEILQIYKDRDEKLMQFLNAMQRPLLAPKNESAASEVAIDAQIEDESKWINLSEYLKELNLKPKATKKISEKIIKAIHHSKFIKFKRGVILVRRHKNLKELIGEI; encoded by the coding sequence ATGCAAAAGCTAGCTGTAAATGAAGCTGCAGAAATTTTAGGCATAACAAAAGAAGCAGTATATAATAGAATCCGCCGAGGCTCGTTAAAAACGGTCATTGAAAATGGCACTAAATTTGTCATCCTTGACGAGGAGCCAAGTAGCGAAAAACCCACAAAAACCGCCCCAAAAAGCACAAAAACTAAATCCCAAAACGACGAGTTTGTAAGTTATTTGCTAAATGAGCTAAATGAGCTTAAGAGCTTAAATTTAAACTTACAAGCCGACAAAGACAGGCTTTTTAAAGAAAAAGAGCAGATGCTCATTGAGCGCAAAAATGAAATTTTGCAAATTTACAAGGACAGAGACGAGAAGCTCATGCAGTTTCTAAATGCTATGCAAAGGCCACTTTTAGCACCTAAAAACGAAAGTGCCGCAAGCGAAGTGGCGATAGATGCGCAGATAGAGGACGAATCAAAATGGATAAATTTAAGCGAATATCTAAAGGAGTTAAATTTAAAGCCAAAAGCGACAAAAAAGATCAGTGAAAAGATAATAAAAGCGATACATCACTCCAAATTTATCAAATTTAAACGCGGCGTGATACTTGTTAGAAGACATAAAAATTTAAAAGAGTTGATAGGAGAGATATGA